A genomic window from Gossypium hirsutum isolate 1008001.06 chromosome D10, Gossypium_hirsutum_v2.1, whole genome shotgun sequence includes:
- the LOC107914356 gene encoding uncharacterized protein isoform X1 has product MAVSFSSFPWRFWSIGSKDKQLVSNGSSLNSSSSETVIFQTKITPSKGKGKWQGGEKTRVVQSDGVCLSGYESDGPEWSIGWEEPHGPGFQSDNEDDGGFVVLVPCYKPGCKQLVEGPNSQLLSAIKNLSNGCSSEGSNSVQQWFSSLENF; this is encoded by the exons atggcaGTTTCCTTTTCTAGTTTTCCGTGGAGGTTTTGGAGTATTGGAAGTAAAGATAAACAGCTTGTTTCAAATGGGTCTTCTTTGAATTCTTCATCTTCTGAAACTGTAATATTCCAAACAAAAATAACCCCATCAAAGGGAAAGGGAAAGTGGCAAGGTGGTGAAAAGACAAGAGTGGTTCAATCAGATGGTGTGTGTTTATCTGGATATGAATCTGATGGTCCAGAATGGTCCATTGGATGGGAAGAACCCCATGGTCCTGGTTTTCAAAGTGATAATGAAGATGATGGTGGATTTGTTGTGTTGGTTCCCTGTTACAAACCTGGTTGCAAACAACTTGTAGAGGGCCCTAATAGCCAGCTCTTGAGTGCAATCAAGAACCTCTCTAATGGCTGCTCTTCTG AGGGAAGCAACTCTGTACAGCAGTGGTTTTCTTCTCTGGAGAACTTCTGA
- the LOC107914356 gene encoding uncharacterized protein isoform X2, which translates to MAVSFSSFPWRFWSIGSKDKQLVSNGSSLNSSSSETVIFQTKITPSKGKGKWQGGEKTRVVQSDGVCLSGYESDGPEWSIGWEEPHGPGFQSDNEDDGGFVVLVPCYKPGCKQLVEGPNSQLLSAIKNLSNGCSSDPSLGGF; encoded by the exons atggcaGTTTCCTTTTCTAGTTTTCCGTGGAGGTTTTGGAGTATTGGAAGTAAAGATAAACAGCTTGTTTCAAATGGGTCTTCTTTGAATTCTTCATCTTCTGAAACTGTAATATTCCAAACAAAAATAACCCCATCAAAGGGAAAGGGAAAGTGGCAAGGTGGTGAAAAGACAAGAGTGGTTCAATCAGATGGTGTGTGTTTATCTGGATATGAATCTGATGGTCCAGAATGGTCCATTGGATGGGAAGAACCCCATGGTCCTGGTTTTCAAAGTGATAATGAAGATGATGGTGGATTTGTTGTGTTGGTTCCCTGTTACAAACCTGGTTGCAAACAACTTGTAGAGGGCCCTAATAGCCAGCTCTTGAGTGCAATCAAGAACCTCTCTAATGGCTGCTCTTCTG ATCCCTCTTTGGGTGGGTTTTAG
- the LOC107916004 gene encoding putative peroxisomal acyl-coenzyme A oxidase 1.2, giving the protein MCIEIIGCYAQTELGHGSNVQRLETTATFDPQTDEFVIHSPTLTSRKRWPGGLGKVSTHAVVYARLRTDGQDYGVHGFIVQLRSLDDHSPLPGMTVGDIGMKFGSGAYNSMDNGLLRFDHVRIPRNKMLMHLSQVTKEGKYVQSNVPRQQVYGTMVYVRQIIVSEASCALSREVCISTRYSVVRRQFGTETQVINYKTKQSKLFPLLASAYAFRFVGEWMKWLYTDVSKRLQANDSYINVKIL; this is encoded by the exons ATGTGTATAGAAATCATTGGATGCTATGCACAAACTGAACTTGGTCATGGCTCCAATGTCCAAAGGCTTGAAACTACAGCAACATTTGATCCTCAGACTGACGAATTTGTCATTCATAGCCCCACATTGACTTCAAGAAAA CGGTGGCCTGGTGGACTGGGTAAAGTATCCACGCATGCTGTGGTTTATGCTCGTCTTAGAACAGATGGACAAGATTATGGAGTGCATG GTTTTATTGTCCAGCTGCGTAGTCTGGATGACCACTCTCCTCTTCCAGGCATGACAGTTGGTGATATTGGAATGAAATTTGGAAGTGGGGCATATAACAGCATGGACAATGGTCTTCTAAGATTTGATCATGTGCGCATCCCGAGGAACAAAATGCTAATGCA TCTTTCCCAGGTTACAAAAGAAGGGAAATATGTACAATCTAATGTTCCCCGTCAGCAGGTTTATGGTACTATGGTCTATGTCCGACAAATAATTGTATCCGAAGCTTCTTGTGCTTTGTCAAGGGAAGTTTGTATTTCAACAAGGTACAGTGTTGTTCGTAGACAATTTGGTACAGAGACCCAG GTGATTAACTATAAAACTAAGCAAAGTAAACTCTTTCCTTTGCTTGCCTCTGCCTATGCTTTCAGATTTGTTGGTGAATGGATGAAATGGCTATACACTGATGTGAGCAAAAGATTGCAAGCTAATGactcatatataaatgtaaaaattttataa